One genomic segment of Gorilla gorilla gorilla isolate KB3781 chromosome 23, NHGRI_mGorGor1-v2.1_pri, whole genome shotgun sequence includes these proteins:
- the YDJC gene encoding carbohydrate deacetylase isoform X2 — protein MSLPRMRLVVTADDFGYCPRRDEGIVEAFLAGAVTSVSLLVNGAATESAAELARRHSIPTGLHANLSEGRPVGPARRGASSLLGPEGFFLGKMGFREAVAAGDVDLPQVREELEAQLSCFRELLGRTPTHVDGHQHVHVLPGGQTPSWA, from the exons ATGTCCCTCCCTCGCATGCGCCTGGTGGTCACCGCGGACGACTTTGGTTACTGCCCGCGACGAGATGAGGGTATCGTGGAGGCCTTTCTGGCCGGGGCCGTGACCAGCGTGTCCCTGCTGGTCAACGGTGCGGCCACGGAGAGCGCGGCGGAGCTGGCCCGCAG GCACAGCATCCCCACGGGCCTCCACGCCAACCTGTCCGAGGGCCGCCCCGTGGGTCCGGCCCGCCGTGGCGCCTCATCGCTGCTCGGCCCGGAAGGCTTCTTCCTTGGCAAGATGGGATTCCGGGAGGCGGTGGCGGCCGGAGACGTGGATTTGCCTCAG GTGCGGGAGGAGCTCGAGGCCCAACTAAGCTGCTTCCGGGAGCTGCTGGGCAGGACCCCCACGCACGTGGACGGGCACCAGCACGTGCACGTGCTCCCAG GTGGACAGACGCCTTCGTGGGCCTGA
- the YDJC gene encoding carbohydrate deacetylase isoform X1, which translates to MSLPRMRLVVTADDFGYCPRRDEGIVEAFLAGAVTSVSLLVNGAATESAAELARRHSIPTGLHANLSEGRPVGPARRGASSLLGPEGFFLGKMGFREAVAAGDVDLPQVREELEAQLSCFRELLGRTPTHVDGHQHVHVLPGVCQVFAEALQANGVRFTRLPLERGVGGCTWLEAPARAFACAVERDARAAVGPFSRHGLRWTDAFVGLSTCGRHMSAYRVSGALARVLEGTLAGHTLTAELMAHPGYPSVPPTGGCGEGPDAFSCSWERLHELRVLTAPTLRAQLAQDGVQLCALDDLDSKRPGEEVPCEATLEPFLEPSLL; encoded by the exons ATGTCCCTCCCTCGCATGCGCCTGGTGGTCACCGCGGACGACTTTGGTTACTGCCCGCGACGAGATGAGGGTATCGTGGAGGCCTTTCTGGCCGGGGCCGTGACCAGCGTGTCCCTGCTGGTCAACGGTGCGGCCACGGAGAGCGCGGCGGAGCTGGCCCGCAG GCACAGCATCCCCACGGGCCTCCACGCCAACCTGTCCGAGGGCCGCCCCGTGGGTCCGGCCCGCCGTGGCGCCTCATCGCTGCTCGGCCCGGAAGGCTTCTTCCTTGGCAAGATGGGATTCCGGGAGGCGGTGGCGGCCGGAGACGTGGATTTGCCTCAG GTGCGGGAGGAGCTCGAGGCCCAACTAAGCTGCTTCCGGGAGCTGCTGGGCAGGACCCCCACGCACGTGGACGGGCACCAGCACGTGCACGTGCTCCCAG GCGTGTGCCAGGTGTTCGCCGAGGCGCTGCAGGCCAATGGGGTGCGCTTTACGCGACTGCCGCTGGAGCGCGGTGTGGGTGGCTGCACTTGGCTGGAGGCCCCCGCGCGTGCCTTCGCCTGCGCCGTGGAGCGCGACGCCCGGGCCGCCGTGGGCCCCTTCTCCCGCCACGGCCTGCG GTGGACAGACGCCTTCGTGGGCCTGAGCACTTGCGGCCGGCACATGTCCGCTTACCGCGTGTCCGGGGCCCTGGCGCGGGTCCTGGAAGGTACCCTAGCGGGCCACACCCTGACAGCCGAGCTGATGGCGCACCCCGGCTACCCCAGTGTGCCTCCCACCGGCGGCTGCGGTGAAGGCCCCGACGCTTTCTCTTGCTCTTGGGAGCGGCTGCATGAGCTGCGCGTCCTAACCGCGCCCACGCTGCGGGCCCAGCTTGCCCAGGATGGCGTGCAGCTTTGCGCCCTCGACGACCTGGACTCCAAGAGGCCAGGGGAGGAGGTCCCCTGTGAGGCCACTCTGGAACCCTTCCTGGAACCCTCCCTACTCTGA